In Deferribacter desulfuricans SSM1, the following are encoded in one genomic region:
- a CDS encoding aminopeptidase, with protein MKEHTLNIVKNIFELKYNEKFLILSEKYSEKSDVNEKDKIRWKNLNEFTKKLYNEIKNLHNNTILLEYNSTLGHGKEPELKVWENVFGENFIEFLNKESLTTKILNKQLNEDEKQNIENFIKINPPKYQAIMALTNYSTSHTFFRKLFTQYGKGRYASMPLFDPEMFNSSMKANIDELADFTTKLANYASQFTKFHIVSENGTDLVIVRGERKLIPDTGKLNKPGSFGNLPAGEAFVAPVEGESYGVLVIEYAPTRKLKSPLKLIIKNGVLVDIEGNEEYSNELKSKISEHPNNKFVAELGIGTNKYAKMLDNILESEKIYGTVHIAFGDNHAFGGKNQAPFHEDYLVLNPTVYGINENGDKKILLKDKVFYLE; from the coding sequence ATGAAAGAACATACTCTTAATATAGTAAAAAATATATTTGAATTAAAATATAATGAGAAGTTTCTGATTTTATCTGAAAAATATTCAGAAAAATCAGATGTAAATGAAAAAGATAAAATCAGATGGAAAAATTTAAATGAATTTACGAAAAAACTTTATAACGAAATAAAAAATTTGCATAACAATACCATACTTTTAGAATACAATTCCACCTTAGGTCATGGTAAAGAACCGGAGTTAAAAGTATGGGAAAATGTCTTTGGTGAAAACTTCATAGAATTTCTAAATAAAGAATCTTTAACTACAAAGATCTTAAATAAACAACTAAATGAAGATGAAAAACAGAATATTGAAAATTTTATCAAAATAAATCCTCCAAAGTATCAAGCTATTATGGCATTAACAAACTATTCCACGAGCCATACATTTTTTAGGAAACTGTTTACTCAGTACGGGAAAGGAAGATATGCAAGTATGCCTCTATTTGACCCAGAGATGTTTAACAGTTCAATGAAAGCAAATATTGATGAATTGGCAGATTTTACTACAAAATTAGCAAATTATGCCTCACAATTTACTAAATTTCATATTGTAAGTGAAAATGGTACTGATTTAGTAATTGTAAGAGGGGAAAGGAAATTGATTCCTGATACTGGGAAATTAAATAAGCCTGGTTCTTTTGGAAATCTACCAGCTGGTGAAGCTTTTGTTGCACCAGTGGAAGGTGAAAGTTATGGTGTACTGGTAATAGAATATGCACCAACAAGAAAACTAAAATCTCCTTTGAAGCTAATCATTAAAAATGGGGTTTTAGTAGATATTGAAGGCAACGAAGAGTATTCCAATGAGTTAAAATCAAAAATTTCTGAACACCCTAACAATAAATTTGTTGCAGAGCTTGGTATAGGTACAAACAAATATGCAAAAATGTTAGATAATATTTTAGAATCAGAAAAAATTTATGGAACGGTGCATATTGCTTTTGGCGACAATCACGCTTTTGGTGGAAAAAACCAAGCACCATTTCACGAAGACTACCTCGTTTTAAATCCTACTGTTTATGGTATTAATGAAAATGGGGATAAAAAAATTCTTTTAAAAGATAAAGTATTCTATTTAGAATAA